Within the Dolichospermum compactum NIES-806 genome, the region TTCCACAACATTCTGTATACAAACCAACACAAGCTATCTCATCTTCATATTCAACCAGGCATAAATGTAGGTTATCACCTAACAATTCATTCATCTGAGTAAAATATTCAGAATTAAAGGAATAGTATCCTGTGGTTGCACTTACTCGTCCCATTGTTTCTTCGTAAATAGCAACAAACTCATCTAAGGAATCTTTAAATGAAACTATTTTGGCAATCATTCCTAAACGTTTGCATTTATTAATAGTGCTGCGATGTCCTTTTCTGGTTTGACTCCACAAGTTAGAAACATTCAAATCCACTGAGACGGTTTTCCCATTGAACCTAAAAGTTTCTGGGTGGAAAATTTCGGTAAAACTTTCATTAAGAATAGGATGCAAACGCAAGAAAGCAGAACAGATTCCTCTAGTGCGAAATTCCTGTTTCATTAACTCCAAAGCTGCATCTGGAAATCCTGGGGTATTAAGGGCTGCTTCACTGAGTAATATTCCTGGATAGCCGTAGGGTGAAATTACGTCAAAAATATCTTGGGTATCTATTTCTTGATCTGCTATATTTTCACAACTCCGAATCAAGTAAGGTAGGAAGAATATCTTTTCTCCATCAGATATGAGAATAGCTTCAGGAATTGTGCGAAGTCGGTTTGCTTCTAAACAAAGATATTCAGGTAAATGATAAATATCATGTCGAAGTTTACTTAATATTTCTAACCACAAGGGATCTGTGGAGCTAATAATTTTATATTCCATCGTTTTTTCAGTTTCTAAAATTTGAATTGAATTGAGTCTAATGTTTGTAATTGAGAGATTTTAATTTTACAACCTCTCAATTTAAAGTATTTACGTAGACCACAAAGTAGGATAAATATTGGGATCTGTGTAATCGGGAAAACCGTTAGGTAATTGACGGGCAAATGGATCTATATAGTGATGAAAAAGTCCACCTTTAGGATTTTGCACAGCCTGAAAACTATTGTCACCATCTTGTAAATGTACTGCCATGACAATTCGTGGTCTGTTGCTGCGATTAGGATAGCTACCATGAATAGTCCAGCCGTGATGAAAGCTCAATTGCCCTTTTTTCAAGGACATGGGAACTTTAGTAATCTTTTTCCCTGACTGTTGCAATTTCTCTTCAATTTCTTCCAAATTTTGAACTTGAAATGTTTTTAAGTCTCTAACATCTTCCCATTTATGACTGCCATCAATAACTACTAATGGTCCCATTGATTCATCGCAATCATGTAATGGAATCCAAGCTGCGACAATTTTATTTGATGTACAAAAACTACAGTAGGCAAGATCGGTATGCCAGCCAATTGAACCAGTCCAACCTTGTGTTTGAGAGGGTTTGTAGATAATTTGTTCTTCCCATAATCGCATAGTTTTGCTGCGTGTTAGTCGAGCGCCCATAGCCCCAATTAGGGGATTAAAAGCTAGGGGTTGAAATTCTTTAATTTGTCTAGCAACGAATTCATTGTTACGAAGTACATCATTACCATCTTTGGGTTGCCAATTAGCAAACATTTCCATATTTGGTAACTCTGCATCTTTCTCTCCTCGATAAAGGCGATCGCATCCAATCAGCGCTTGTTCAATTACGTCATCAGGGATTATTTTTGGGGAAATATACCAACCGTGTTCTTCAAAAAATTGGACATCTTCTTCTGTTGGTAGAAGTGATATTTGTTCTGCCGGCAATGTTGTTTTTGCAGTATCTGAGATATTCATGGTTAATTTCTTTTTGCTTCTTTAAATGATGTATTGATATTGATCAAGGTGATCAAGTTAGAGAATTCAACATTTGACGATCAGGAGCATAATTTAAGATATCTCGAAAAAATTTCTGAATTTTATCAAAAATTAATTCCATATCTAAAACTGAGTATCGTTGATCTGATGGAATGGTGAGAATACGGTTGGAGATATCAATGGCTAATGGGTCAGATGAAGTCATATTTTTGAGATGAGTCCAATGAATGGCTGCAAAAATATTTTCTTGAATCAGATATTGTCGTAATTGATTTCTGATTTCTTGATTTTTACAGAGAATAATATTGTTAAAAGGAACTGCTTCTTCCTCCCAATTTTGAAATAAAGGTATCCATCTATCAGCGTAGTTATTGATATTTTGCGTCAGAAAATGGCGGATATTAGCTGCTCGTTTCTGTCTAAATTTGCCAATATCCAGGTATTTCAAAATCTGGGTTGTGAAGATAGAGGCAGAAATGTGTTTTTCATCCCAAAGGATATCGAGACTTTCTAGTTCTAACTGTCGGTAAGCTTGTTTAGGAAGAGACTTTCCTTTGAGATATAAATGTTTAATTAACATAGCTGTAAGTCTTTTATAAGCACCTACACCATCTGTTTTTGGGGCTACGGGCAGGGGTAGTTTTTTAGGAGACCAAATCATGCCTCCATCGGGAATTGGTAGGGTTTTGTGAAGTGCAGCGATCGCATAATCAGCCTGACTGTGACGCGCCCAAGGGGAAAAAGGATCGTGTGAATGATCTTCTACATAAATGATTTCTTGATGCTGTGCCGCCCAATTCTGCCAGATATCTCCTTTTCTAATCCCAAATAAATTTACAGCTAGAACTATATCACCAGGAAGTGGGTTTAATGAGTTAAAATCTGGACTTTCAATGGTTGGCAAATCACAATACCAAAGTATCTGATATGCTGTTTGTAAAGTGAGAGGAACTTCCATGCAATAGAAAGAAGGTAAATGAATCCTTAAACGGTTACGTTTATGGGGATTCAATACTTTCGCAAGTTCCATTAATGCTGCTGTCCCTGTTGCAAAAAGCTGATAATAATCTGGAAACCAATGTGATTGGTCTGTTGAACTTATCCAATCTTCTGACCAATGAAATTCAGAACCAATTTCCCAAGGTTTCATCAAATTAATTTCCTGTAAACTAACAGATAACTGTCTGAATATTTCATTAATAAGTAATTGCACAAAATCATTAGTTTTATTCTGTTAATTACAACTAACGAGGTGTGCTACCAAAAAATTCCTCACCTGTTGCTTGACCTGTTTGACTAATGCCTTTTTTTTGCAAAACTTGAACTATGGTTTGCAGGAGAATTGTGAAATCTAACCATAAGTTCCAATGATCTACATACCAAACGTCTAGTCGAAACTTTTCTTCCCAGTTACCATCTAATTCTCGACGGCCATGAATTTGCGCCCATCCGGTAATGCCGGGTTTGACTTCGTGCCGACGGGCTTGTTCACCTGTATAGCGGTCTAAGTATTGCACCAGCAAAGGACGCGGACCAACAAAACTCATATCACCCTTGAATACATTCCAAAGCTGGGGCAGTTCATCTAAACTGGTTTGACGTAAGAATTGACCAAATGCTGTGAGACGTTGTTCATCTTCTAGGAGATTACCATTAGCATCCTGTTCATTAGTCATAGTACGGAATTTATAAAAGTTAAAAATCCGCGCATCTTTACCTGGACGGGGTTGGATGAAGAAAATTGGCTGCCCCATACGAAGATAAATAGCGATCGCAATCACTAGCATTAAAGGAGCAAAAATAATGAGGGCGATCATTACTACAAGTTTATCTAATACAGACTTAATTAATCTGCCTATTAGATGATGCCTCTGAAAAGTTATTCTCATCACAGATAAACCTCTTTATTTACAGCAATTAAAAACCGATCAAAAACGGTATTTAATCCAGGAAAATTTTTCAAATAGAACTCAATGCATAGATGTTGCTGAAGCTCGGCATATCTGTTCTATTTTCATCGCTTCTATTTGGATTGGTAGGATATTTTGATTTGCACTATTGGTTTGCTATATCTTGCTAATTATTAGCAATGATAAACAAATTCATTGAAGTAATCTAGTCAGTTTGGCACTGCTTCTTAGCAACTAATATTAGTCTTAAACTAAAAAATGAATCAACAACAAAATCTCCATCTCTCATTAGTTTGATAATCAGTTAATACCTAATTCTTGATAGTATTTTGTCAGTCTTTCAAATACAAAATCTTCATTATATTCGGTTGTTACTCTCTTCCGTCCTTCATTACCATAGGCTTGCCGCAATTCGGAATTAGATAACATAATTGCCAATGCCTCAGCTAATCTATCACTATCTTGAGAAGGCACAATTAAACCTGTTTTTTCCTGTAATACTGCTTCTCGACATCCCCGAATATCTGTAGTCACAACTGGTAAACCCATCGCCATCGCTTCTAAAATAGATCGGGGTAATCCTTCATGAGTAAAAGTAGGTAAAGTAAAGACATCTAAAAGACCTAAAATTTCTGGTATATCTTGGCGATCGCCTGTGAGTGTAACGTGTTTCTCCATTCCCAGATTGCGAATTTTTTCGAGTAGTTCTGTTTGGAAAGGTTCAGGATCTGAACTAAGTTGACCACCAATTATCAGAATATGTAAATTAGGAAATTGATCCACTAATTTAGCAGCGGCTTCTATCAGGTATCCACTCCCTTTTTTTCGAGTTAAACGCCCAATTGTGCCAACAATTAAATTTGCGGTTTCTGGAATACCTAAAGATTGCCGTAATTCATGTTGATGAATGGGATTGAGTCGTTCACGGTGGAAGCGATCAATATCTACACCGTTACCTAAATAAGCCAGTTTTTCAGGTGGACAAAGACCGAGTTTTTTAGCAGTGCTAATATCTTCATAATTTTGGCTGAGAATTAAATCAGTGATTAAAGCAGTCAGCTTTTCAACTATAAAGTAAAAGCCATACTGGGTAGGAGTGGATAAATCATGAAAAGGCAGCCCATGGGAAGTGTAAACAATCCGCTTGACCCTGGCAATTTTAGCTGCAATCCGTCCTA harbors:
- a CDS encoding sugar transferase — its product is MRITFQRHHLIGRLIKSVLDKLVVMIALIIFAPLMLVIAIAIYLRMGQPIFFIQPRPGKDARIFNFYKFRTMTNEQDANGNLLEDEQRLTAFGQFLRQTSLDELPQLWNVFKGDMSFVGPRPLLVQYLDRYTGEQARRHEVKPGITGWAQIHGRRELDGNWEEKFRLDVWYVDHWNLWLDFTILLQTIVQVLQKKGISQTGQATGEEFFGSTPR
- a CDS encoding phytanoyl-CoA dioxygenase family protein, with translation MNISDTAKTTLPAEQISLLPTEEDVQFFEEHGWYISPKIIPDDVIEQALIGCDRLYRGEKDAELPNMEMFANWQPKDGNDVLRNNEFVARQIKEFQPLAFNPLIGAMGARLTRSKTMRLWEEQIIYKPSQTQGWTGSIGWHTDLAYCSFCTSNKIVAAWIPLHDCDESMGPLVVIDGSHKWEDVRDLKTFQVQNLEEIEEKLQQSGKKITKVPMSLKKGQLSFHHGWTIHGSYPNRSNRPRIVMAVHLQDGDNSFQAVQNPKGGLFHHYIDPFARQLPNGFPDYTDPNIYPTLWST
- a CDS encoding aspartate aminotransferase family protein; the protein is MQLLINEIFRQLSVSLQEINLMKPWEIGSEFHWSEDWISSTDQSHWFPDYYQLFATGTAALMELAKVLNPHKRNRLRIHLPSFYCMEVPLTLQTAYQILWYCDLPTIESPDFNSLNPLPGDIVLAVNLFGIRKGDIWQNWAAQHQEIIYVEDHSHDPFSPWARHSQADYAIAALHKTLPIPDGGMIWSPKKLPLPVAPKTDGVGAYKRLTAMLIKHLYLKGKSLPKQAYRQLELESLDILWDEKHISASIFTTQILKYLDIGKFRQKRAANIRHFLTQNINNYADRWIPLFQNWEEEAVPFNNIILCKNQEIRNQLRQYLIQENIFAAIHWTHLKNMTSSDPLAIDISNRILTIPSDQRYSVLDMELIFDKIQKFFRDILNYAPDRQMLNSLT
- a CDS encoding glycosyltransferase family 4 protein, which produces MRILHICAIAGTAEILLLPQIKYLLAQKFEVGIACSPGKELEELQKNGYKIHPVNIDRKISLVSNLKSIYYLTKIIQQNQYDLVHVHTPIAAVLGRIAAKIARVKRIVYTSHGLPFHDLSTPTQYGFYFIVEKLTALITDLILSQNYEDISTAKKLGLCPPEKLAYLGNGVDIDRFHRERLNPIHQHELRQSLGIPETANLIVGTIGRLTRKKGSGYLIEAAAKLVDQFPNLHILIIGGQLSSDPEPFQTELLEKIRNLGMEKHVTLTGDRQDIPEILGLLDVFTLPTFTHEGLPRSILEAMAMGLPVVTTDIRGCREAVLQEKTGLIVPSQDSDRLAEALAIMLSNSELRQAYGNEGRKRVTTEYNEDFVFERLTKYYQELGIN
- a CDS encoding GNAT family N-acetyltransferase, coding for MEYKIISSTDPLWLEILSKLRHDIYHLPEYLCLEANRLRTIPEAILISDGEKIFFLPYLIRSCENIADQEIDTQDIFDVISPYGYPGILLSEAALNTPGFPDAALELMKQEFRTRGICSAFLRLHPILNESFTEIFHPETFRFNGKTVSVDLNVSNLWSQTRKGHRSTINKCKRLGMIAKIVSFKDSLDEFVAIYEETMGRVSATTGYYSFNSEYFTQMNELLGDNLHLCLVEYEDEIACVGLYTECCGIVQSTLGGTRNEFIHLSPSSLETDFARLWFQERGNKFLHLGGGLGGSTEDSLYTFKSGFSPLSHSFLTLRLIVDEEKYHNLVNLRAKVIGRKASDLLQSDFFPAYRSH